TTTTTCAATTATTTACAAAAGAATGGCTTTAATATTTGAATTAGAGCTAATTCTTAGTTTAGGGTAATTACCTATAAAAGACAAAAACCTTTTATAAATTATATTACTTTTATGTTTTTCTAAATTTAGTAAAAAATAAATAAAATGAAAGCCCTAATAAAAATTTATTGAAATGTCAAAAAATACTTCTATTAACCAACAAAAATTAAAAATTCCTAAGCTTATTATAGTAACGAGTAAATTTATCTCGCTAATCTCTCCAAAATTAGCTGTATTATATGCAGCAAAACTGTTTACAACACCAATAAAACATACTCTTCCTAAAAGAGAATGGGACATGAATCGAAAAAGTGAGCAAAAAGCATTGTTAATTCCGCAAATAAATAAGCATGTTGTTATTTATCAATATGGTAAAAGTGATAAAAAAATACTATTAGTTCACGGATGGTCAGGACGTGGTACACAACTAGTAAAAATAGCTGATGAATTACTAAAAGAAGAGTACTCGACAATAAGTTTTGATGCTCCTGCACATGGAAAATCACCTGGTAATAGCTCAATTATGATTGATTTTATTGCTTCAATAATAGAAATAGACAAACAATACGGGCCATTTGAAGCTGCTATTGGTCATTCTTTAGGAGGAATGTCAATATTAAATGCTATAAAAAATGGATTAAAAGTGAAATCTGCTACAATTATTGGAAGTGGGGATATTGTTCAGGATATTATTGATGACTTTGTCTCAAACCTAAAATTAAAGCCCAATATTGCAAAAAGAATGCAATTGCATTTTGAAAAAAAATATAACGAACCAATGAACAATTACTCCGCTTATATTGCTGCTAAAAATACAACTATACCAGTTCTAGTTATACATGACCAAGATGATTTTGAAGTACCAGTAAAA
The Flavobacterium sp. WC2421 genome window above contains:
- a CDS encoding alpha/beta fold hydrolase, encoding MSKNTSINQQKLKIPKLIIVTSKFISLISPKLAVLYAAKLFTTPIKHTLPKREWDMNRKSEQKALLIPQINKHVVIYQYGKSDKKILLVHGWSGRGTQLVKIADELLKEEYSTISFDAPAHGKSPGNSSIMIDFIASIIEIDKQYGPFEAAIGHSLGGMSILNAIKNGLKVKSATIIGSGDIVQDIIDDFVSNLKLKPNIAKRMQLHFEKKYNEPMNNYSAYIAAKNTTIPVLVIHDQDDFEVPVKAGIHIHKHLQNGELVITNGLGHRKILGDHNVVQKVITFITKNQ